From the genome of Malus sylvestris chromosome 13, drMalSylv7.2, whole genome shotgun sequence:
ATAAGTACTAACAAACAAAAACCACCAAACaccaaaccaaataaaaaataaaaaaaaggaaaactacaACTTATTATGGCCCGTTTGCACGGACAGAGCCAATGAAGGCTCACTGAGGGCAGATGCCCTCACTCAAGTCGTTCGTTTGTTTAGTTGCAGactacaattatataatattgttgaccctaaaaactaccaagcctacatggcgcgcaggccgaataattagtaagctaactacatccttcAGTTGTATGcgaggcgtgccaactcgtcggccaagctcggccgagaagtaaaatttgttgatgttgcgttgggtgcacggctgacttctcgatcttgcgattgcggccgaggaaggaacacgcctCGGCtttcaggttctagagcttgaagacaaagctactagttctgcgaagttcacaaatcatcagcgtcggattcggtcaccgtgattatattcgtaagagtataagcacgctgaATCGACACCAGATTATAgggacacaagtactcaaaacaaatatatgtcttgattgtgaaagtggTTCGGCCATCAGAATGCTgaactctaaaacctacttgTGAATAACTAATCATAAACGACTCGGCGTTCAATGCGCCAAGtatagtaacttgtaacacctcgcttcgctgagaaggctaacgagatgacctctgctgataaggattcgaaaatccttctcgaccgagacttggatagataaccagtcggccttgtCGCACTGCTGTTTATCTAAATTGAAGGTGCTCCACGGTCAGCTGATTCTACgacaacagtgctgtttatccaaactaaagatgttcactggttgccttcacagtgctgtttatccaaactgaaaatgtgttggcgaaaaaaagagaaaaacaaaaatctcaaggttgttgagagggttcgcgtagagcgagggtatgcgcagggcaatttgtgtgttgaattggaagggcttgtttcgatgtcttccctctctatttatagtagccaaCCTGTATTGAATCCCAATCACTCTTGAATTATAACTCATTTCCCTGATCCAACTTTATCTCGGCCAATCCTATTCCTTCTAGGACTTTGAACATAACTCGTTACCAGGCCATATTCAATTCCAGCATCCTGATCCTGTCGAAACTCATTCTCATAACAAGACTCATCCACATACCTAATTCCCAATGGGTTAATGCCAACATCGACCGCGCGGCCCATGAGCTAGATAACCCCCAACGACATCTGTACACGGCCTCTGGGCCGAGAAGGATTATAACCTTGGCCCCACCAACACTGGGCTaagaacaattctaaactcagcccaaaataatattttttggcCCAAACATCACCCTCTCGCTTCTGAGGTCGCCAACCTATACTCCTTAGTTCGAgcctcgaccttgaagaagtgaaaaatCAACTCTTGGGAACTACCACCATGCGCACTTATGAGACGTAACCCCACGATCTCGATTTCCAAATTGTCTTGCACATGTCAACCCCGTGGTTACCCTAGCAGCAGCCTTTAATCATGATCCTCGAAAACATGCGATCGTCGAAACGTCTCTCTTGCATTAAAAACCGCTGTAACAAGCCATCGTGCGTCCTCAAACCGTGAAAACCTCGATCCTCTAATCCCAATTTTCTGAGCATGTACAATGATTAGTACCTCTCCCGCTTGATTCTACCcttgattttgaaaatcaacCGTTTAGCTTTCCGTTCCcaaatgcctataaatacctgGATCCCTTCCATTTGTACCTTACGTTCTCCAAAACCTTTGAAATTTTCTCGTCGCTCTGTTCTTAAAACCTTCAAAAACTAGGGAATCTGAAACTTCCATCTCAGAAATTTTAGCCTTCATCAATGGCCTAATTTGTCTCAGAACTCTCCCCCGAGTGCAACAAGTGCAAGGATTTCATCGATCAGCACGCCATCAAGACTCTGCGTTTCGAGGGTGAGTTAAACACTACTCACCAAGTTCTGAGCCCACTCTTCAAGGATATGGTGCCGTCATCTATCACCAACCTATTAAAAAAACACTGCTTGGCAGGTTTGCTGCAGAGATTCAATTGGTCAAAGTGGTGTCAGACAAAACCCTAAGGATCTTGGCCCTTGACCAATGCGAATTGGGTGGCATGGGTCGTTCGAATGGAAAAATTCTTCGGTAAAGAATGGAAAGCTCTTGGTATCTACGACGCTATCAAGTTCTTGACCATGGAGATTATAATGGATAAAGAGCTCCTCATGGCAACTCTAAGCCTttggtgctcggccaccaacaccatggtcaTTCCATTCAGCCCTATGACCCCTACCATCCTTGACATCTCGGCTATCATCGGGACTCCTCATTCTGACATCCTAGTTGACGCCACCCTTGTTCGATGCCCCTCAAATCTTGACCTCAAGGTGTTATTCGACGAACTAGCTGTCGAGACGTTGAGCCAGAAAGGTCAAGAGCCTTCAAAAAACGATGttcagaaattgcacaagaatttTCTGAACTACAACACCTTTATCTTCCATTTTGCTGGTTGGGGAGAAGCGAGTTTACGGAAGGGGGAACATGGGGCCTTCCTATTTTACTGGTACAACAAGttcatttgttgtaccaagtcgaaTAAATGATTGGTCGAGAATATGCCGGTGGAggaagccctggctagtggCCACTCTCTGGCACCCAGTCCTGCCATCAACGCAACCTTCTACATTGCTTGGCAGAAACAACCATCAACAAGATCAACCCGCACCAGAATAGACCTCTCTGGGTGTTCCAACTCTAGCTGTAGGTTTATTTCTCCACACTTCGGCCAGAAGTCTCCAACCTCTAGTCTACTATAGTGCTCGGCCTTCAATTGGCCTCCCGACCAGTGCCTCCTCACCGAGCTGAATAAGTCTTTAAATACCTCTTCGGCCTGGATGTCATTTCTGAAGATGAATTTTTAATATGTCGGCGTCAAGAATACCCTCGCTCTATCAGACTTCCTACATCGACTTGGATTGAAACCGAGGATGCCGTTTTTCTTCAAAACTTGGTCGTTCATGTTAACTCGCGACCTTCCCCTTGGTTGTGATACTCACCGAGCAAGTTGAGAAGTCTATCACCCCCACTTTGCTGCCCGACAGCTcggctacctccaaggttgcccagtgcctttactttcttcTCCATCCCTTCTAGACCGAGGGCGCGTCTCTGGTTCCTCAGAAAGGGAGTGTAGAGACGTTGAGAAAGAATTTCAGGAGCAATGTAAAAAATTTCATGTTCAACCAAATTTTCCTGAATCTTTCGGCACCGATACCTTCGGCCACTAATGGGAAGAATATACTCACAACTTTTTTGACACTTCGGTCGAGGAAATAGTCAACAAAATGTTTGGTGACCAGCCCAAGAAATCCTTCGCCCCTCAATCTCAAGAGGCGCCCCAAGGTATACCCTTGTTTCTACCTTTATTCttcagatatttgaatgattttaCTAACGAGACTTCACTTTCTTAGGCGGTCGGGTACTGAAACAAACGGACGTGGTCAAGAAAAAATTGGCCCCTTTTTCTAAGAAAACCAAAGCCACTGCACAAAACCCACTGAGCAAACGACCTCACTTGGACACCGAGACAGCAGGTGAAGCTCCCCATCCCCCAAAACGCGTCAAGAAATTGGCGAAGAAGGGAGCACGGGAGATTCATTTTATCTCCAACCACACCACTGGGACAACTACTCCGAGTGCCTCTTCTCCTGCTCTCGTTGTTTAGGCTTCGATAGAGAATCGGCCTTATTCGGCCAGCCCGGCAACCTAAGCTCAACCAATACCTGAAGTCCCTGAGGTCGTGGTTGAGCCGGTTGCCGTACTGTCGGTCGACTTGCCTGCAACTCCAGGGTCGACAAGAGTAGCTGTACTAGGGGAGGCAACCCCTTCGATTGGGAATGATCTCCCTAAGAATCCAAAACATTCGGTGGTCATCTTAGAAGATGTATGATTATGCCGTCAAATCCCTTTACTTAttaagcaaaaaaaataattaacactTTTTATTTTAGGATGATGATGAGAGTGACGAGATTCCGTTGGCGAGTTGCTCTCGACCAACCCAAGCTCCTTCTGTAAGTGAACCCGACTTTTGTAAGGCTCGATTACTTTCTGTTGTCAATTTGTCATAACAAGTCTGAATcgagaaaatattaaatgtcaggtgcccagttatttatttcaccaaaaattttatgcgccgaaaggtgttatctatatttcctgaCCACCTTAGTGGCCATCGAAggtagataaccttcatcgaCCACATGAATTAAGAAGCAGTCTGAAATATTGGGCTCAgccattaagttctttaggttcgagcaatgaacccgaagacatggccgaagtctcaTCTCGGCAGGTTCAAAACAAAAACCTTCTTACTACattcttttgtgattttcttTGCGCCTAAACTATTTTCGtgtgcagccttcatgggaagttgagtttgatgCTCTTCTATCAAGCACTTCGGGAGTGGCTGGTCCTTCCGCAGCTGCAAACGAACTCGTCGAATCAACTGTTCTTGTTCGGTTGTtggaacttttttctttttcagctTCGTAAATCCTCGAGCGCAAGGGCCTTGACACGGTGCGTGCATGTCTAAATAATCTTGGAGCTAATGGTCAATTGAGCGTCGAAGCCATCGTTCAAGCATCGTCCACCTTGGAATGGACCCAAGAATATTTCAGCATTTTCGAGACAGCTCTTCAGGCTGATGATGATTTGAAGGTTGCAATAGCCGTCCGAGACGCTCTTCATCCAAAGGTCGAAGTTTTAAAGGCGAAAAAGGAAACCCTAGCTGACCTTGACCGTCAAATGGCCGAACTGGAAAATCAAATATTAGCCATTGCTTTTGAGCTTGCGAAGGATTTTGAGTCTGGCGATAAATCTTGCTTAACCAAATACTCGGTGAGCGTGAAGGGAGTCGAGCAGCTGAAGATGGACAAGAGGAATTAGCAAGCTAAGGTCATAATAGGTGTGGTGAGGTGGTTGGAGCTGAAGGCCGTTCTTGAAACTTTTCTTCCTGCATCACCCTAGAATTATTTGATTGTAAACTGATCTGtcaatgaaatgaaatgagCTTTTATCCTTGCATCTCCCATGTGACTGGatattatttctttaaaaactttcCATTGATTGGAAACTTGTGAATAATACCAGTTCGATCTCTAAGACGGTATGCCCCCTTGCCGAGGACTTTATGAATAACGAATGGCCCTTCCCAATTTGACGACCACTTACCAAACTtggggtctttaattcctaAGGGTAGTACGGTTTACCAAACCAGTTCTCCTTTACCGAACATTTTTTGTCTAACTCGTTGATTATATGCACGCTCGGTGATCTTCTTTTGAGCCACTAATAAATTATAAGCATCAAGCCGAGCGTCTTCTAAATCTTCTAGCTCTTGTCTCATAGCTTGACTGTACTCGGCgctgaacaaactactttgttcaattattcgTAACGAGTTTACACTTAGCTCGACGGGTAGTATTGCGTCGTGTCCATAAGTCAACGCGTGCGGAGTCGTTTCGATGGATGTCTGTTGAGAGGTTCGATAAGCCCATAATGCTTCGTTTATCCTTAAATGCCACATGCCTGGCCTTTCTTTTATCATCTTTTCAAGAATACCAATAAGAAActtattacttgcttcggccTATCCATTCGCCTGCAGGTAGTATAGGGTAGATTGCTCCAGTCGAATCTTTAGATTTTTCGTATATCTTTAAATCTATCGGATATAAAAATCGTACCATTATTGTACCATTATCTATTATGATTGCTCAACATATGACTTGGCTgcgacccatttggtgaagtaatccgtcGAAACCAGTATCCACGCATGTTTGGCTGCACCAGAAGATGGTGTGATTTTACCGATaacatccatggcccatcctcggaacgaccatggtttagtgaccgAATGTAATGATTTGGCCGGTACTCTCTGTATAAGCCCATGGATTTGACACTGTACACAACCTTTTGTGTACTCAATATAATCCTTCAGAATACTCAGCCAGAAATAGCTGTGCCGTCGAAGTAGCCAACGCATTTTTCGTCCAGATTGGTGGGCTCCACAAATTCCTTCGTGTACTTCTGCCATTGCTTGAGCAGCTTTTTACGGGCCGAGGCACAATAACAGTAACCTGTCCTTACCTTTTTGATACAACTCATTCTGGTATAATATGTAGTTTGTGGCATAAACCCTTGTCCGTCGATCGTGTTTTTCATTAGGGTTATCAATATGTTGCATAATCATCCTTCTCCAATCGTTTAGTAATGCTTTGACGGCACAAACCTCAATAATGTCCTTACGTTCTAACAACGATGGCAAAGACATGACTCGTGTATGGATCACGCAATCTTGTTAGAGAACTTGCTGATTAATCAGGGCCAAATGTACTTGTCATAACACATGTATTTCTTAGCCTAAATTACCCCCATGAGTTAGGCTCCGAAGGCTATTTGAGCTAATTCATCAGCGTCAGTGTTATGAATTCgtgaaatgtgtttgaaagtTACTCCGTCGAAGGATTCGGCTAAATaactggcaaccatgtggtaaggcgccagagtacaaatcatgcaacgaaaagtcctgttgagttgattaatgacaAGTTTGAAGTCATCAAGAACAAGGACATGAGTTTCCCACAGATCGTGTAGCACGCCGAGGTCGATAACAAgagcttcgtattcggcctgattatttgtACAATTGAAATcgagcttgagagaaaaataccaaTGATTATCAGTGGGGGATTGAATAACAATCCCAATGCCAGCTGAGACTGAAGTACTGGAACCATCAAAGTACATAGTCCAGTAATTATCGCGTGTTTAGATCAGGCCGATGTCAACGGCATTGTCCCCGAATTCATATGGGGAAGGGTGGTGGGCCAAAAAATCGGCTAGACCTTGACCTTTGACAGCTTTTTGGGGTACTTATTGCAAGCTGAATTCAGAAAGGGCTATCGTCCATTTGCCGATTCGGTCCTTTACGATCGGCCGGGTGAGCATGTAACGAATGACATTGGTCTGGGCGATGACCTGAGTGACtgacgggagcatgtaatgtctgagttTTGACGCGACAAAAAATAAGGCAAGGCAAAGCTTTTCGACAGTAGAGTAATTAATCTCTGGTGGGTTGAGGTTCCAGCTAAGGTAAAAAATGGCCTGTTCTCGCCCGACGTCATTGTCTTGTGCAAGAAGGCAACCGATGGATTTGTGTGAATGCCTTTTGGTGCTCAGCACACCATTCGAAGGTGTCgaagtccttaagtttcaaaagcgtggaAAAAGCTTTCATTTTCCCGACCAAGTTAGCAATAAATCGTCAAAGAAAGTTGATCTTGCCGAGCAACGACTGTAATTGTTTCTTAGTCGTTGGCGGATGAGCATTAATGATTATGCGAGCCTTGTTGTCGTCTACCTCAAAACCATGGTGATGtacgaggaaaccaaaaaaatttCCAGCTGAAACGCCAAAAACACATTTGGCGGGGTTCATTTTCAGATTATGCCGGTGCATACGTAGGAATATCTGACGGAGGTCATCCAAGTGCGTCTATCGTCGTGCTGATTTGATGACCACATCGTCGATATAGACTTCGATAATGGTACCAATTAAGTTATGGAAGATAGTGTTCATAGCTCGTTGGTATGTAGCCCCGGCGTTCTtgaggccgaagggcatgacgaCCCATTCGTATGTGCCGAGTGCCCCAGGACACCGAAAGGGAGTCTTGTGGACATTGGCCTTGGTGAtgaaatttgattataaccgaCATGCCCATCTATGAAGGATATGATCTTATGATGTGCTGCTGCGTCAATTAATAAGTTGGAGATCGGCATCGGGTACTCGTCTTTGGGCGTTGCCAAGTTCAGATTACGAAAATCGATACAGATGCGTAGGGCGTCATTTTTCTTTAGCATCGAGACGATATTAGCTAGCCACTCAACGTATCGAGCTGTTTGAATAAACCTGGCTTTTAACAACCGAACTAGTTTGTCCTTTATGCCGAGCTGTACTTCAGTCGAGAATCGGCGAGGGGGCTGGCGGAAAGGCTTACAACCAGCTTTGATGCGTAATTCATGTTTAACAAGGGTCCGATCAAGACCCGGCATCTCATGATAACtctaagcaaaacaatctttaaactcgTTAAGTAATTGATGGAGTTCGACTTTCATGGTATAGGGTAATAATGCACTAATAAATAACGACTGAGGGTTGTCGGCCGTTCCGATATTTATTTCTTCTAAAAGGTCCTTAACTTGAGGTCGACTGTATTCGAGTTTGGCCGGTGCGGCTTGAACTTTATCCAACGACAGTACTGGGCCGTTCTCTTCTTCGGTcaaaaatttaattaagttgATGCCCAAATGTGGATGCTTGGAACTagcataccaatgggccagcaggcgttccatcgtggatgaaaccgcggcccgaCTCCTCTCGCCTTTAACGTCAATCATCAATGGTAGGGATCAAGTTGGCCAAGCCGAGTCTTgccgaatcctggtggacagtctcggcACCTACCTCGATGGCTTTCTAGATTAAGATCTGAGTCGGCCGTCTATCTTCATTAAAATCTTGTAGGTAATGTAGATgacgtggtcatcataatagCAGGCCTAAATCATGTTGGTTTCAAAAGGCTGATTATCGGCTGGGTGAACCACGACCGATTTGACATCCCAAAAAATGAGAACTTGGTATCAAGAAGAAGGGATGCAATTCGTTTGATGGATTCAAACCTTACCGAGCAAAGCATTATATTTggtcttggagtcgacgataaaaaatGCGGTCATATGATTGCAACCTACAATGTTTACCTCTAAAGGGAGTACTCCTTTGGTTTGAGACTTGTCACTAACAAAGTTGCTCATGGTTATTCCTGAATGAATGAGTTCGTCGTTGGATTGTTGTAATGCTTTCATAACGGATACAGGCATGATATTCACCGTTGCCCTGCAATCGACAAAAATTTTAGAGATTGGGTAACCTTCAATATGGGCCGTGGCATACAATGGTTTTAAATGCTGAAGATTAGCCAGGGAAAGACGGGGAAACAAGATGTCCAAGgcttttttaagtttatcatcGTTGTTTGCTAACTCATCCTCAATGGTGGTGATGAAATCAACATGTGTTGCTTCCTCGGTGATCACATCGCCCTCTAAGGAACTTGGTTGGTGTGTAGTCAGTTGGAATTCAGCatatttataccatacttagggcctccgtatttagatctcgtataaatactcaatggatttaaatgtaattatgtaataaatgaaggggcaaatatgtaagaagtgaggaacccttattctataaaaggattcCTCACTCTCCTAATTAGGgaaggccaattcttaggcctgactctcaccctcagaggctCTCACCTTCTCATCctcttagagaaatacaatatcagtgtggacgtagcccaaacattggggtgaaccatgatacatcttgtgttatttactttcttgtagattcacggtcggatttacattgttccaagacctccggttttgtgcatcaacatttggcgccgtctgtgggaatcaatacgaaaagttatgttggtctctttcattttttcacctccgccgtgaatatgcaaaatcacaaaaacccagaaattgaaaagatCCAAATCTCAAACACTCCTCACAAGCCCACAGGGAAGATAAAGGTCGTTgcttttttggttttgggtttgtaTTTAGGAAACCTAGGGAATCagatctctctcttcctcctccttcgtGATCttgttatcttttctttttttcctttgttctaTCATCTTTCTTTGTAGAGCCAGGAGCTAAAAAGGCATCAGGCCCAAACGGATCAGACGACTCATCATTATTTTCCGCTAGTGCGGCTAAAGTCACATCCTGCTTCGTTTGATCATCTTCATCTGCTATCTTTGTTCCATCTTCTAGCACAGCTGCTTCCTCTTCCTCATGGTCACCGGCCGACGAATCCCGACGATATCATCCTCCTGGAAATGAGAAAAAGCAGACTTAGAGCTCgtaaatttcttcatcttcggtGGGAACTTGACGGGCACCTCGCCGGACGCCGGCTTGGGATCCGACCTGACCCGGTTCGTGAAATGGCCCAAGGTGTTTcagattcagaggaagaagaggatcCTGAAGTAGAGGTTGAAGGTTCCTCCAGCTTTGAACCAGTTCGCCACCGAAAAAGGATCTGACCCGGTTCGTGAAATGGCCCAAGGTGGTTcagattcagaggaagaagaggatcCTGAAGCAGAGGTCGAAGGTTCCTCCAACGCCAGGAAGATCGGGCCTAAGGAATTTGTTGCACTGTTCTACAGTCTTCAAAGTTGGAGGGGAATATTTGAGAGTTTCAACCGGGACAAAAGTGGGTTCATTGATGCAAATAAGTTGAGAAATGCACTACTGAGTCTGGGATTTTCTGTGTCACTTGTAGTTTTGGAACTGCTGGTCTCTAAATTCGACAAGTCTGGAGGCAAAAAGAGGGCCATTGAATATGGCAATTTCATCGAGTGCTGTCTGACTGTTAAGGCAGCTTCACTTTAGACAAAGCAAGAAAAGCAAGTGGGTGGTGTCAAGGCTGTCCAGGCAGCTGTTACGTTTTACAGGAGAACATGCAGGAAGtggagaaacaaaagcaaaagcagaaagcaaaagaagataaaaaaaaaaacagacataattgcggtggtgattgcatgcagaaaagggaattataggcgtgacccattgaACTGAgggttaaatttatttttgaatgatatgatttatttttcttatcttccAGAGACATcgatataaaccccatcagaaggtaataaaaaaaaaaaaatggcaagcccaaaataataggctggaatgttatgtggagggccaaggcccatatgcccaaaagaacCAGGCCCTAtgactccaaaattattcggcagcttgccgctattatcaccaaccaggtaatcaaGAGTACGCCCAATattccaaatttattcggcaccctgctgctattatcaccaaccaggtgatcaaaagtacgcttagtactccaaatttattcggcagaaccaggtgatcaaaagtacacccagtacttcaaatttattcggcagcctgccgctattatcaccaaccaggtgatcaaaagtacgcccagtactccaaaaatattcggcagcctgcaactattatcaccaacaaggtgatcaaaagtacacccaagtactccaaaattattcggcagtctgccgctattatcaccaaccaggtgatcaaaagtacgtctagtactccaaaattacacatgagcatcactcatgtcaattatacataaacattcatgagcatcactaatgtcaatcatacataaacattcatgaccatcattcatgtcaacattatgagcatcactcatgtcaacattcatgagcatcactcatgtcaatcagcttcgaaagcttcatctacagagctccagcttcgagagctccagctttaaaagcttcatttacaaaagctctagcgtCCAAGCTTCATttgcaaaagcttcacctacaaagcttcagtgcagggtatacaaataccgcctccgaacaaccgccacttcggcccatacatggattgaatttgaagtctccagccaacaacctctattgactgaagacttgggggactacactatgtaccatatattgggcttccacaattgggcctcatgaaaaatacttgggggactctagtccattattcatgtactgaggaacgagcccttattttataaaagggactccctcactttcattatagagtacccattattcatgtattgaagagtgatcccttattctataaaagggaacccctcaccatcattagagagcatcgccgctagttgagcaaccgcctcgccacgagcatcacttctagcccatcatttttgtattaaggagcgagcccttattctataaaagggactccctcaccttcaacgccacaagccgagccaaccaaggcaatataagccacaagcagagcagcctcgcaacatgtgctacttctggttgagcatcatttcagattgggcaccgcctcatatcgagtatcagttcaagacgacatctagttatttcggcctacacatggactgaatttcaagtctttagctaaaagactcttttgactgaagacttgggggactactgtttgtaccatacttagggcctccgtatttagatatcatataaatactcgggggacttaaatgtaattatg
Proteins encoded in this window:
- the LOC126595347 gene encoding probable calcium-binding protein CML50 translates to MAQGGSDSEEEEDPEAEVEGSSNARKIGPKEFVALFYSLQSWRGIFESFNRDKSGFIDANKLRNALLSLGFSVSLVVLELLVSKFDKSGGKKRAIEYGNFIECCLTVKAASL